A window from Corynebacterium urogenitale encodes these proteins:
- a CDS encoding GntR family transcriptional regulator: MDEATAPLFQQVADLIADAIVDGSLPEGERAPSTNELAAFHHINPATARKGLTLLVEQGILSKRRGVGMFVEVGAKELIITMRKQNFAHDYAVPLVDEAAKLGMNQQELTTLIQQVAESRGLYR, translated from the coding sequence ATGGACGAAGCCACGGCACCACTCTTCCAGCAGGTAGCAGACCTGATTGCCGACGCGATCGTCGATGGGTCCCTGCCAGAGGGAGAGCGTGCACCGTCCACCAATGAGCTCGCTGCCTTCCATCACATCAACCCAGCGACCGCGCGCAAGGGTCTCACGCTGCTCGTTGAGCAGGGGATCCTATCCAAACGTCGCGGCGTGGGCATGTTTGTTGAGGTAGGAGCGAAAGAACTGATCATCACCATGCGAAAACAGAATTTCGCCCATGACTACGCCGTACCTCTCGTCGACGAGGCCGCGAAGCTGGGCATGAACCAACAAGAACTCACCACACTGATCCAACAAGTTGCAGAGAGTCGAGGTCTCTACCGATGA
- a CDS encoding ATP-binding cassette domain-containing protein — translation MNTARTTIELHNVARTFGGPIKRAITGGKPALDGATATLEMGRVYGLIGRNGSGKTTLLRALAGQLRVTGEILYEGQPVWDNEVVLDNLILAGADVPWPNDVKVSKLFAIAANRWSTWDQHYADKLIEDYELDTSKRLPALSRGQKSIVSIVMGLAAQCPVTLLDEPYLGLDVQNREMFYRHLLEDVERNPRTFIISTHHIDDVARVLDAVMLLDRGRITGVSDLNDLTERVALLSGSSSAVEAQLAALQCAPDSLLSDATSAGVRKVTLDLHSCPSTIPMRPERLTSLLEGTGVRFRLADLEQAVLAMTGRDIAEEDAHGGPTGVGQKERSAMNGVTR, via the coding sequence ATGAATACCGCTCGCACCACCATCGAGCTTCACAATGTTGCACGCACCTTCGGCGGCCCAATTAAGCGCGCCATCACAGGTGGTAAGCCAGCTTTGGACGGCGCCACCGCCACCTTGGAGATGGGCCGGGTCTATGGCCTCATCGGCCGCAATGGTTCCGGTAAGACCACTCTGCTGCGCGCGCTCGCTGGCCAGCTGCGCGTGACCGGCGAGATTCTTTATGAGGGTCAGCCGGTGTGGGATAACGAGGTAGTGCTGGATAATCTGATCCTCGCCGGCGCCGATGTTCCGTGGCCGAATGATGTGAAGGTCTCCAAGCTGTTTGCCATCGCTGCGAACCGCTGGTCCACGTGGGATCAGCACTATGCGGATAAGCTCATCGAAGACTACGAGCTTGATACCTCCAAGCGGTTGCCGGCACTGTCCCGCGGTCAGAAATCCATCGTCAGCATCGTGATGGGCCTGGCGGCCCAGTGCCCAGTAACTCTCCTCGACGAGCCGTACCTGGGCCTGGACGTGCAAAACCGTGAGATGTTCTATCGCCACCTGCTGGAGGACGTGGAGCGCAACCCGCGTACCTTCATCATCTCCACGCACCATATTGATGACGTCGCCCGCGTCCTCGATGCCGTCATGCTTCTGGACCGCGGTCGTATCACTGGGGTCAGCGACCTGAATGATCTCACCGAGCGCGTGGCACTGCTCTCCGGCTCTTCTTCTGCTGTGGAGGCGCAGCTGGCGGCCCTGCAGTGCGCGCCTGATTCCCTTCTCTCCGACGCCACCAGCGCGGGAGTCCGGAAAGTCACTCTGGACCTACATTCCTGCCCCTCGACAATTCCTATGAGACCGGAGCGCCTGACCTCCCTCCTTGAAGGAACCGGTGTGCGCTTCCGGCTGGCTGATTTGGAGCAGGCCGTGCTGGCTATGACTGGGCGCGACATTGCAGAAGAAGATGCCCACGGCGGACCCACTGGCGTCGGGCAGAAAGAACGTAGCGCAATGAACGGAGTGACGCGATAA
- a CDS encoding NYN domain-containing protein yields MLERTLIFVDTSYLLASFYNSWDTGARAQLEIDLPEVVAVLGRMASEQLKQPIHRQYWYDGIPDSGPHRYQRSLRSEPGVQLRAGQLIEWGDRRTQKAVDTRLVADMVIAAMKGNVSDIILVSGDADMLPGVEEAVNAGVRVHLYGFGWDSMSSALRFACDTTTILDPREDFRDTMRLQILEGPLAPAATTSADVERPLGDAEEPEEPGLTPVPMYGEDASASSLPSEESSEDGSTSAPKEAAPANNDSREEGTPEQKVSIRESAQAAANAAAGEPPTESAPSTSSPVTPNALATNNRPSPAHLAPKNTIPGPVDPTSPEATIPQEEKPTPQATQASGSTVKPQGTNEVASNKKETPARPNPGMMARHRKLRSRYVPLPNEVWASAGEQNPYDIGQQYAVWWYDNGATEEQKDNAHLLTGGGLPPEIDRPLLQFACETLHEYTLTETQRVGLRDGFHAGIRGIMLRPK; encoded by the coding sequence ATGCTTGAACGCACACTCATCTTTGTCGATACCTCCTACCTATTAGCCAGCTTTTACAATTCCTGGGACACAGGCGCCCGCGCCCAATTGGAAATCGACCTCCCCGAGGTCGTGGCCGTCCTCGGACGAATGGCCTCTGAACAGCTCAAACAGCCGATTCACAGGCAGTATTGGTACGACGGCATCCCAGATTCCGGCCCCCACCGTTACCAACGCTCGCTGCGCAGCGAGCCGGGTGTGCAGCTCCGCGCAGGGCAGCTCATCGAATGGGGCGACCGGCGCACACAAAAGGCCGTGGACACACGCCTGGTCGCAGACATGGTCATCGCTGCAATGAAGGGCAACGTCAGCGACATCATCCTCGTCTCTGGCGATGCCGACATGCTCCCCGGCGTAGAGGAAGCAGTCAACGCCGGCGTGCGCGTACACCTCTATGGCTTCGGCTGGGACTCCATGTCCTCCGCCCTGCGCTTCGCCTGTGATACGACGACAATCCTCGACCCACGCGAAGACTTCCGCGACACCATGCGCCTGCAAATCCTGGAGGGACCACTGGCACCCGCCGCGACAACCAGTGCGGATGTGGAGCGACCACTGGGCGATGCCGAGGAGCCCGAGGAACCTGGCCTCACCCCGGTTCCCATGTACGGCGAGGATGCATCGGCTTCCTCCCTCCCCTCAGAGGAGTCCTCTGAAGACGGCAGCACCAGCGCTCCTAAAGAAGCTGCCCCCGCGAACAACGACAGCCGCGAAGAAGGGACCCCTGAGCAGAAGGTTTCCATACGTGAATCCGCACAAGCGGCAGCAAATGCTGCTGCGGGCGAGCCTCCTACCGAGTCTGCGCCCTCGACGAGCTCCCCTGTCACGCCTAACGCCCTGGCGACAAATAACCGACCCTCCCCGGCCCACCTTGCACCAAAGAACACAATCCCTGGCCCAGTCGACCCCACCAGCCCAGAAGCCACCATCCCGCAGGAGGAAAAACCAACTCCCCAGGCCACACAGGCTTCCGGCTCCACGGTGAAACCCCAAGGCACGAACGAGGTGGCGTCGAACAAGAAAGAAACACCAGCGCGACCAAATCCGGGCATGATGGCACGGCACCGCAAGCTCCGCAGCCGCTACGTACCCCTGCCCAATGAAGTGTGGGCCAGCGCCGGCGAGCAAAACCCCTACGACATCGGCCAGCAATACGCAGTCTGGTGGTACGACAATGGCGCGACGGAGGAGCAGAAGGACAATGCCCACCTGCTAACCGGGGGCGGGCTTCCCCCAGAGATCGACCGTCCGCTGCTGCAATTCGCCTGCGAGACGCTGCACGAATACACGCTGACAGAAACGCAACGCGTTGGACTCCGCGATGGATTCCACGCCGGCATTCGCGGCATCATGCTGCGCCCAAAGTAA
- a CDS encoding galactan 5-O-arabinofuranosyltransferase, with translation MSASAAASTPATNSKTKEQRGQQEQHNSVREGLGSSYVTDTLTLPQTLLRMAIAGVGAALITVIAWRLFHVVQLPSYNSSFVLRALSTAGIAMVVVFVALAMWLWLHPPKDRPMDKWLRILVQIIAYMGPALLVIATLAVPLSATRLYLDGISVDQGFRTQFLTRMTDNLSWQDMAYADMPSFYPGLWFFTGGLFAKLTGLAGWAAFQPWALITLAVTGSALVPVWQRLCGSLAVACALAMTTTAITLHIAPDEPYAAIVAMGMPAAFMMARRAMEGGRAAMAGNIIYLGLSANLYTLFTAISALTVVVMAFVVAFVDKSIKPIYRLAIIGLSSLAIAAIGWGPYLLALLTRPHGPTGTAQHYLPLEGASVPLPMFENLAMFTLGVVALIWMIARFRDPDVHSLTVGLAVAYGWILLSMIATLAGTTMLGFRLGLPIALILGVSGVLALAELRLFGLKNFYPQQLLAKNTKVITGAMALFMAAVCVHFTSTTPIELRDRIDQAYEDTDGDAQRGDRYPADATVFYSLMDQVIQDYTGRAPAETVVLTDEKNFMSYYPYHGYQAMTAHYANPLGEFARRNEAIEEWTKIKDPQELLAAIDQAEADNGWRHPDVMIFRGQLELKPGTEDEELPTVTGTGTEHFTYMIADDIYPNYPNVRFRSVSFNAEAFASGWELRQVGPFVIAMRER, from the coding sequence ATGAGCGCCAGCGCAGCAGCATCCACCCCTGCTACGAACTCGAAAACCAAAGAGCAGCGGGGACAACAAGAACAGCACAACTCCGTCCGCGAAGGGCTGGGGTCCTCCTACGTCACGGACACCCTAACCCTGCCGCAGACGCTGCTGCGCATGGCAATTGCCGGTGTAGGGGCAGCACTCATCACAGTGATCGCCTGGCGACTATTCCACGTGGTGCAGCTGCCCTCCTACAATTCCTCCTTCGTCCTCCGTGCCCTCTCCACCGCCGGCATCGCCATGGTGGTGGTCTTTGTCGCGCTGGCGATGTGGCTGTGGCTGCACCCGCCGAAGGACCGACCAATGGACAAGTGGCTGCGCATCCTCGTACAAATCATCGCCTACATGGGGCCTGCGCTGCTCGTGATCGCCACGCTCGCCGTACCTCTATCCGCAACCCGGCTGTACCTGGATGGCATCAGTGTGGACCAGGGCTTCCGCACCCAGTTCCTCACCCGCATGACGGATAACCTCAGCTGGCAGGACATGGCATACGCGGACATGCCGAGCTTCTACCCCGGCCTGTGGTTCTTCACCGGCGGGCTGTTTGCCAAGCTCACAGGGCTGGCTGGTTGGGCGGCCTTCCAGCCGTGGGCACTCATCACCTTGGCAGTGACCGGTTCCGCCTTGGTACCTGTGTGGCAGCGCCTGTGCGGTTCCCTTGCCGTCGCCTGTGCACTAGCAATGACGACGACAGCAATCACCCTGCACATTGCTCCCGACGAACCCTACGCCGCGATCGTGGCCATGGGCATGCCAGCAGCGTTCATGATGGCTCGTCGCGCCATGGAGGGCGGCAGAGCAGCAATGGCAGGAAACATCATCTACCTCGGCCTTTCCGCCAACCTCTACACGCTCTTCACCGCAATTTCCGCGCTCACTGTGGTGGTGATGGCCTTCGTCGTGGCTTTCGTGGACAAGTCCATCAAGCCAATCTACCGGCTGGCCATCATCGGGTTGAGCTCCCTAGCGATTGCAGCCATCGGCTGGGGGCCATACCTGCTGGCGCTGCTCACCCGACCACACGGCCCCACGGGCACAGCCCAGCACTACCTGCCGCTAGAGGGCGCATCGGTGCCACTTCCGATGTTTGAGAACCTGGCGATGTTCACCCTCGGCGTGGTCGCTCTGATCTGGATGATCGCCCGCTTCCGCGACCCTGACGTGCACTCCCTGACCGTCGGCCTCGCCGTAGCCTACGGCTGGATCCTGTTGTCCATGATCGCCACCCTGGCGGGAACCACGATGCTCGGCTTCCGCCTGGGTCTGCCAATCGCCCTCATTCTTGGCGTCAGCGGTGTGCTAGCGCTGGCGGAGCTGCGCCTCTTTGGGCTGAAAAACTTCTACCCGCAACAGCTGCTGGCGAAGAACACGAAGGTCATCACGGGCGCCATGGCACTGTTTATGGCCGCGGTATGCGTGCACTTTACGTCCACCACACCAATTGAACTGCGCGACCGCATCGACCAGGCCTACGAAGACACGGACGGCGATGCTCAACGCGGTGACCGCTACCCGGCTGATGCCACCGTCTTCTACTCACTGATGGATCAGGTCATCCAGGACTACACCGGCCGGGCTCCGGCTGAGACTGTGGTTCTTACGGACGAGAAGAACTTCATGTCCTACTACCCGTATCACGGCTACCAGGCCATGACCGCCCACTACGCTAATCCTCTCGGAGAATTCGCCCGGCGCAACGAAGCCATCGAGGAATGGACAAAAATCAAAGACCCGCAGGAGCTGCTCGCCGCCATCGACCAAGCAGAGGCCGATAACGGCTGGCGCCACCCTGACGTGATGATCTTCCGTGGTCAGCTCGAGCTGAAACCGGGCACTGAAGATGAGGAACTGCCAACGGTGACCGGAACAGGCACGGAGCACTTCACCTACATGATTGCGGACGACATCTACCCGAACTATCCCAATGTTCGCTTCCGCAGTGTGAGCTTCAACGCCGAAGCTTTCGCATCTGGGTGGGAGCTGCGACAAGTCGGGCCTTTCGTCATCGCCATGCGAGAGCGCTAG